From the Anaeromyxobacter dehalogenans 2CP-1 genome, the window GCCGGGTCGAAGACGGGGGCCGGAACCGCCGTGAAGGAGGTCGTCGATTCCATCGAGGCGATGCTGAGCATCCGCGCGCCCGGGAAGGCGCTCTTCATCGTCGTCGATGAGGTGAGCCAGTACGTGCACCAGGACGACAACCGGATGCTGAAGCTCCAATCGTTCGTGTCGGAGTTGGGGCAGCGGCTGAAAGGTGCGGTGTGGCTGTTCGCGACCGGCCAGCAGAAGCTCGAGGACACGAGCCAGGCCGACAACATCGGCAAGCTGAAGGACCGATTCCCGCTCCCGCTCCGGGTCCACCTCCACCCGAGCAACATCCGCGACGTCGTCCACAAGCGGTTGCTCGCGAAGCGGAAGGATCGCGAGGCGCTTCTCCGCGAGCTGTTCCAGAAGCACCGGAGCGACCTCAAGCTGAACGCGTACGGATGCGAGGAGATTACCGAGGAGGACTTCCTCGAGGTCTACCCGATGCTCCCCGGGCAGGTGGATCTGCTCATGAAGATCACGTCGAGCCTGCGCACCCGCTCGACCCGCGTCCAGGGCGACGACCACGCCATACGCGGCCTGCTGCAGCTCCTCGGCGAGCTCTTCCGCGAGCAGAGGCTCGGGGAGCATGAGGTCGGAGAGCTCGTGACGCTCGATGCGATCTTCGAGGTCCAGCACTCCGCGCTCGAAGCCGACGTCCAGACGACGCTCGCCCGCATCTTCGACCACGCCGACGTCCGCGACGACGCGCTCGCCCAGCGCGCAGCCCGCGCGGTCGCGCTGCTCGAGCTCATCCAAGAGCAGGAGCCCACCACGCCCGAGCTGGTCGCGAGGTGCCTCTACCGAAGGCTCGGGGACGGTAGCCAGGTGCAGGCGGTGGGGCAGGCGCTGGAGCGCCTCCGGGAGTCGAACCTCGTCGCCTACTCGGAGAAGCTCGGGTTCAAGATCCAGAGCTCCGCGGGGCAGGAGTGGGAGCACGAGCGTGAGGACATCCCGGTCACCGGAGAGCAGGTCTCCGAGGTCGTCCGGACGAAGCTGAAGGAGCTGCTCGCGATGCCGGAGCTGCCCCGATACAAGGGCTGCTCCTTCCCGTGGGCGGCGCTCTACAGTGACGGCCGGCAGCTCGCCGACGAGCGCGTGCAGGGCACGAACGCTAACGCAGCCGTGACGGTGGACTTCCGGTTCCTGCGCGTGAAGGACGATCGCACCTCGACGACGTGGATCCAGCGGAGCGACAAGGAGCCGCTCACGGATCGCCTGCTCTGGCTGGTCGGCGATCCCGGCCCCATCGAGAGCATCGCCCGCGAGTACGCCCGCTCCGACCACATGGTGAAGCGGTACGGCGTCCGCCGCGAGTCGCTCACGAAGGAGAAGGGGCGGCTCCTCCTCGAGGAGGAGGCCCGCTACGAGGAGCTCGAGAAGAAGGTGAAGGCGGCCGTCGCCGACGCGTTCCTCGACGGCACGATGTTCTTCCGGGGGCGGCCTCTCGAGGCGCGGACCCTCGGAAGCGCCTTCGCGACGGCGCTGAGCGCCGCCGCGACCCGTATCCTCCCCGACCTCTACCCGCACTTCGTGGACGTCGCGATCTCCGACGCGGAGCTGAATCAGCTCCTCGAACGTCACCTGAACGGACCCTCGAACAAGTTCATGGAGGGGCGGCTCGGGATCCTGTCGCTCGACGCTGGGCGCTACGTCGCGACCTGCGCCGGCGCCGAGCCCGCGCGCATCCTGCAGTACGTCGAGAACGCTAACGGCGCGTCCGGCGCGACGATCATCTCCCACTTCGGCGGTCCGCCGTACGGCTACCCGGTGGACGTGGTCCGCGCTTGCCTCGCCGGCCTGCTCCGGGCCGGGAAGATCCGCATTCGACCGGACGGGGAGCCCGAGATCACGTCGGTGAACGACCCGGGCACCCGCGACCTGTTCCGGCGCGACCGCGACCTGCGCCGCGCCGACGTGTTCCCGGCGCGGGAGGGAGCGATCACCGCCCGGGACAAGGTGGCGATCGCGACCTTCTTCAAGACGCACCTCGAGCTCGATCTCGAGCGCGAGAACGACGCCTTCGCGGACGCCGTATACCAGCAGTTCCCCGGGCGGCGGGAGCGGCTCCGCGAGGTGGAGGCCCTCTACGACCGGCTGCCGGGCCGTCCGGCGCTCCCGGCGGCGCTCGAGCGGCTCGGGAAGGCCCTCGAGGACTGCCGCCGCTCGCGGCAGGTCGAGGAGACGGTCCTCGCGCTCAAGCGGAACCTCGACGCCCTCCGTGACGGCCTCGAGCAGCTCGCGATCATCCGCGCCGAGCTGACGGACGACGCACTCCACGCGCTCGCGCGCGCCGCGCAGGTCCGAGACGTCGAGCTCGAGCAGCTCCGGCAGGTCGAGGCGCTTGGCGGGGTCGAGGAGGACGGCAGGGCGCTCGCGGAGCACCTCTCGGGCGAGCGGCCCTGGCGCGGCATCGCCGACGCGGCGCCCGCGGCCGCGCGTATCCACGAGCGGTACGTCGAGGCGAGGAGGGCGCTCCTCAACCGGCAGAACGCGGAGGCGGAGGCCGCCCGCGGCCGGGTCAAGGCGCGCTCGGGGTTCGAGAAGCTCTCCGCCGACCAGGCGCACCACGTGCTACGGCCCGTCGCGGAGGCGCTGTTCGACACCGCCGCAGACGCGGTCGCGCCCGCGCTCGCCGACCTGCAGGCGCGCTTCCCCCAGCGGCTCGCGGCGGCCGAGGAGCTCGCCCAGGAGCGGCTCGACGACGCGATCGCGAAGCTCACCGAGTCGCAGGTCGTGAAACTCGAGGCCGGTCTGCGTGGCCGCGAGATCAAGAGCCGTGACGAGCTGAAGACGGTGCTCCGTGAGCTGGAGGAGCGGATCGGCGCCGAGATCGACAAGGGCCGCCGCATTCGCCTCGTGTGATGACCAGCCGCTCGCCCTGAGCCTGTCTAAGGGTGAGCGGCGCTGCCGCCGAACGGTTCCCGATGCCCACGCTGACCCCCGACGCGAAGCAGCTCCTCTCCCGCACCGTCCGCGAGCTGCGGGCGAGGCTGCTGCGCGACCTGAACGATGAGGCAGAGCGGCGGTACCGGCTGTCGATCCCGCCGGAGAAGGCGAAGCTCCCGGAGGACCTGCGCCGGAAGCGCGAGCGGCTCGACGCCTGGCTCGACGAGCGCGCCCGGACCGCGAACCCCAAGAACAAGAGGGAGATGGAGTCCGCCCGCGCGCGATTCCTCGGCGACGCCGTGAAGGAGGCGGCTGCGACGCTGCTGAACCGCCTCGTGCTCCTCCGGCACCTCGAGGCGCTCGGCCTGCAAAAGCCGGTGTTCGTGACCGGCGGCTGGAACTCGAAGGGGTACCGCGAGCTGCGCGAGTTCGCACCGGCGCTGCTCGGGGACGAGACCGAGGGGTACGCGGCGATGCTGCGGCTCGTGTTCGACGAGCTCGCTCTCGAGCTGCCGGGCCTCTTCGGCGACGTGGGCCTCACTCGGCTGTTCGCCGTCCCGCCTGCGACGCTCCGCGAGGTGGTGGAGCGGCTCGACGACCCCGGGCTCGAGCCGGCCTGGACGGACGACACGACGCTCGGCTGGGTATACCAGTACTGGAACGATCCGGAGCGCGAGGCGCTCGATGCAAAGCTGAACGCCGGCGGGAAAATTGAGCCGCACGAGATCGCGTCGAAGACGCAGATGTTTACGGAGCGGTACATGGTCGAGTGGCTGCTCCACAACAGCCTCGGCCTGACGTGGCTCTGCATCTGCAATAGGAACGGCTGGACCGCGGATGCCGAAGCCGTGCTTTCCGTGCTCGATGCCCGGCGTGCGGAGTGGCGGAAGAAGCGTGAGGCCGGCGAGGTCGCACACGACGCCCTGATGCCCATCGAGGGCGAGCTCGAGGAGCACTGGAAGTACTACGTACCGCAACCGATCCCGGACGAAGCGGTGGCGAGCGCACCGGCATCGATCCGCGCGCTCAAGCTGCTCGACCCCGCCTGCGGATCGGGCCATTTCCTCGTGATCGCCTTCGACCTGCTCGCGGGGATGTACCGCGAGGAGGCCCGGCACCGGGGCGAGGTATGGAGCGACCGGGAAATCGCGGAGGCGATCCTCGAGAACAACCTTCACGGGATCGACATCGATCCGCGAGCGGTTCAAATCGCCGCAGCGGCGGTGATGCTGAAGGCGAAGCGGCAAGCGAAGGACGCGCGGCCGAAGCGGGTGAACCTGGTCGCGCCGGTGCTTCGGCTCGGGAACCTGCCTGACGACGATCCGGCGCTCATGCGGCTGCGCCGCGAGGTCAGGGCGGAAACTGGGATTCCCGAGGAGCTGACCAGCCGGATCGTGAAGGCGCTCGCGGGAGTCGATCACCTCGGTTCGCTGCTCAAGGTGGACGCAACGGTCGATGAAGCGATTGCAGACAGCGAGCGCATCTTGAGACCAGGAGCGCAGCTCGAACTGGGCGGAGATGCAGGAAAGACGCTGGAGCGTAGCCCGAATGAAGTCCGGGCTGCGTTGCACGAGAAGCTGGAGCAGTTCTTAAGGCAGCATTCGGGAGAAGAAGATCTCGGACTGCGGCTGGATGGGGAGCAGCTCGCAGCAGGAATACGGTTTACCCGCGCAGCGAGAGAGGCGAGCTACGATGTCGTCGTTACCAACCCGCCGTACCAGGGGACGGCCCGTATCTCTGGTGCAGAATACTATGTTCGAGAGTATCCGCGCGCCGTTGCCGATTTGTATGCGGCTTTCATGGAGAGAGCGCTTGTCCTCGCGCGTCCGCACGGGATAGCTGCGTTGGTCACGATGCGTGGATGGATGTATCTGGCCCAGTTCGAGGAGTTGAGAGCCGCGTTGCTGGATTCGTGCGACATCCGCTCACTAGCCGACATCGGTACGGGCGCGTTTGGTTCGCGCTCAATGGACGATGTGATCTCGTCCGCGATGGTGGTCGTCCGCCGGGGGAGGCCCGATGGTAAGGCTATCGCTCTTCAAGCGGCCCCGCTGGCCGACGCCAGCCGTGATTCCGGCAAACCGTTGCGGCGGGCCGCGGCGTTGCTGTGCGGGCAAGGAAGATACGAGTTCGAGGCCGGGTGGTTCGAAGCTGTTGAAGGTAGGCCGATCATCTACTGGTGGGATAAGGGCTTCCTCGCGCGATACCGGGCCGCGAAGAAGCTCGGGGAAGTGGCTCCGGGGCGCAACGGGATGTCTACGCAGGACAACGTTCGATTCCTGCGCAAGTGGTGGGAGGTGAGGACGGAAGATGTCGCCGTAACGCGCCCGCTGTTACGTCGGAACGGTTTTGGGCTCGCGAGATGGGCGCCATATGTGAAGGGCGCAGCGGGCCGCCAATGGTTCGAGCCAATGACCGACGTCGTGGATTGGGAAAGGTTCGGGCTTGCTCCGAAGGTGTTTTGCGAACACCTCTACGGGAGTTACTCGCGCACTATCAAGAACGAGCCGCTCTACTTCCGTCGGGGCATTGCTTTCACTGTGATTGGGTCCTCGTTCGGGGCAAGGGCGCATCGCGCGGAGAGCGTATTCGGGCACATGGGGGCGTCGGTGTTCCCGGACGACATCCCGGGTGTGCTCTGCCTTATGAATGCTTCCGTATCGAAGTACGTCCTTTCGTCGCTGAACCCCGGGTTGCATTTTCTCGTGAGTGACGTGAATCGCTTGCCAGTGTTTGAGGTTCCGGACTCTGCGAAGATCTACGCCGTTGTGGAACACGTGTTTATTGACCATGAGAGCGGACGTGAAGCGTCTTCCGAGTTCCGACGCCCCCAGCCCTCTGAATGGGAGTACGCTCAGTCTTGGGCGCAGAGGGCAGTGGATCGAGGTCCTCTTGAAGCGTTGCCACCCTATTCACCAGAACCCGTGCCGGCCGCTGGCATCGATCATCTGTCTTACGCAGTGGGTGTAGCGCTGGGTCGGTTCGGTTCTAAAGGCGAGGGGGTACTAACCGAATCGCGTGGGAGCGCGCTTCCGCTAGGAATGTTGTTCATCTCCGCGGCGTTGGGTGACGGGTCTCTCGCGCACGCCGCATGTGCCTCGCTACGCAACGCGTGGGTGGAACACCAGGCCGGCGACTGCGCCGATCTCTGTACTTGGCTCCGCACCGGCTTCTTCAAGCACCACAAGTCGGTCTACGAGAACCGCCCCATCTACCTCCCGCTCTCTTCGGCGAAGAAGAGCTTCGTTGCCTGGGTGAGCATTCATCGTTGGGACGCGCAGACGCTCTCGAACCTCCTCGCGGAGCACCTCCACCCCGAGAAGCGCCGGCTGGAGGGCGAGCTCGAGGACCTCCGGCACGCGCGCGCGAAGGGAGAGAAGAGCGGGAAGGGCAAAGCCGAGAAGCGCTTTGCGGATGTGTCGAAGCTCCTCGAGGAGCTGACCGCGTTCATCGATCTCGTGACGGAATGCGCGGAGCGTGGCCCGCCGCCGACGTCGCCCGACGAGCCGCTGCGCGAGCGGGATGCGCGCTACGAGATGGACCTCGACGACGGCGTCATGGTGAACAGTGCCGCGCTGTGGCCGCTCCTCGAGCCGCAGTGGAAGGACCCGAAGAAGTGGTGGAAGGAACTCGCCACCGCGAACGGCCGCAAGGATTACGACTGGGCACACCTCGCGAAGCGCTACTTCCCGGAGCGGGTGGAGAAGAAGTGCGTCGAGGATCCCTCGCTCGCCGTCGCACACGGCTGCTTCTGGCGCCTCCACCCCGCTAAGGCGTACGCCTGGGAGCTTCGCCTCCAGGACGAGATTCGGCAGGAGTTCACCATCGACGAGCCCGGGTCCGAAAAGGCGCGCGCGGCGTTCCTAAAGTCGCACGCGGACGAGGCCAAGGCGATCCGGCTCAAGGAGCAGGAGCGCCGCGAGCGAAAGTCGCGGAAGAGTGATCCCGAGGAGAACCTGTCGCTCTCGCTAGAGTCGTCCGAGGTCGAGGCGGAAGCCGAGGAGGTCGAGTGACCGGCGGACTGACCGCTTTGGCGCTCGAGCAGGAGCTCCTTGGCGAGCTGCGTCGCCGCGGTGTCGTCGTCTGGCTCGACGCGCACGGCACATACACCCCCTTCGTGGACGGGCTCTCCGCCCGCGCGAAGCAGGGTGAGTTCCCGTTCCCGGTCGTCGCGTTCCGAGGCAGCTTCCTCGAGATCGTACTCGCGCTCGAGCCGTACGGCAGCGGCCTCGACAACGCGCCGCTCCTCATCCACATGCCGGCTTTCACGGAGGACAGCATCCGGGCGACACCGGTGCTCGAGCTGTACGAGCCGGGCTTCCGGTTCCGCAAGGACCCGAAGACGCTCGTCCGCGAGGTCGCGCGCGGCCGCGTGGCGCCCGATGCGCTCGAGCAGTACCTCGCGGGCGCGGGCACCGTGGACCTCGCGGCCGCCGACGCCTGGCTTGCGAGCCAGCTCACGCACACGCGAGAAGGGCTCGCGGCGCTCCTGGAGCAGCTCGGACCGACGCTCGTCCTCGACGCACTCGTCGATGTGCTCGAGCGGCGGGAGAGCTTCCTCCTCCAGCGTGTCGGCAGCGACGCCGAGAGGGAGGTGCTGGAGGCCTGGCTCGCGCGCCAGACCGGGATGGACGCCGCATGGCTCCGGTTCTACGGGAGCGACCCGAAGGCGACCCCGCTCGCGAGCGTCGCGGGCGCGCTCGTCGGCTGGCTCCTCTCGGTGGAGTACGTCCACGATCTTAACCGGCCACCGTTCGTCGCCGAACTCGTGCGCCTGCGGGACCTCTCGGCGCCGCTCGTGAAGGCGTCCCTCGCGCTCGTCGACCACATCAGAGGGAAGCACACGGACTCGTACGCGTCGCTCGCCGACGAGGTGGAGCTTCACCTGCACGAGGAGCTTCCGGCGATCAGGCCCGAGGACCTCGGCAAGATCGACACGTTCCGGAAGGAGGAGCAGCGCGTCCTCCAGGGCGCGGTGGACGCGCTCCGGGCCGGCGAGTGGGAGAAGGTCCGCGGCTGGGCCGAGGCTCGGAACGAGGAGCGGTCATACTGGCTCCGCCGCGATCCGGCGCGGCGGCGCGCGTGGGAGCTCGCTCGGGAAGCCGCGGCGCTCGGGAGCATGCTCACGGCGCGGCCGCGGCCGCTCGAGGGCGTGCGGTCGCTCGACGCGGCCGTTGAGCGCTACGCCGCCACCGCGTACGAGGTAGATCGCGCGCACCGGCGGTTCGAGCAGCGCCAGGCCACGCTCCTCGACTCGCAGCTGCCGCACTTCGGTGACCTGAAGGAGATCGTCCGCGTGCTCAGGAGCGCGTACCGGGGCTGGGCCGACCGGCTCGCGCGCGATTTCGCCGCGGCGTGCCGAGCGGCGGGGTTCCTCCCCGACGCCACTCTCCAGCAGCGGGCCGTGTTCGAGCAGGTGGTCCAGCCGCTCGCGACGGACGAACGTGTCGCGCTGTTCCTCCTTGACGCCTTCCGCTACGAGATGGCGACGGAGCTCCTCGCCGAGCTGAAGGCGCCCGGGACCGTCGTGGACCTGAAGGCGCGGCTCGCCGAGCTCCCGACCATCACCGCGGTGGGAATGAACGCACTCGCGCCGGTCAGCCAGGGCGGGCGTCTCCAGGTTTCAGGGACCTTCGGCGGGTTCCGCACCGGCGAGTTCACGGTCCGTACCCCCGACGACCGCGCGCGCGCGATCGGCCTCCGCACGGGCGCGAAGCAGAGCGTCCTACTGCAGCTCGGCGAGGTTTGCGAGCTCGAGCCGGAGAAGCTGAAGCGGAAGATCGCGAGCGCGCGCGTCGTCGTCGTCCACGGGACGGAGATCGATGACGCCGGTGAGGCGAACCTCGGCCCGGCAACGTTCGAGATCTTCCTGCGGCAGCTCCGGACGGCCTTCGCGCAGCTCCAGAAGGCGGGGGTGAAGTCGTTCGTGTTCACGGCCGACCACGGGTTCCTCCTGCTCGACGAGACGACGCAGAAGGTGCCCTACGGCTCGAAGCGCGACCCCGCTCAGCGCTACGTGCTCGACGAGCATCCGCGCGCCGAGCAGGGCATGGTGAACGTCTCGCTCTCGGCACTCGGCTACGACGGGCTCGCGGGGTACCTGCTCTTCCGCGAGGACACCGCGGTGTTCGCCACCGGCAACGCCGGGGCGACGTTCGTGCACGGCGGCAACAGCCCGCAGGAGCGGATCATCCCTGTCTTGACCGTCCGGCGCGAACGGCCGTTGGGGCGGACGCTGATGGCGTACCGGGTGGACGCCGAGCGGCTGCCAGATGCGATGGGCCTCCGCCGCGTCCGCGTCCGACTCCGTGCGGCCCACGACGACGCCGGCCAGCTCGGGTTCGTAGCGGCGCCCGCGGTGAGCGTCGGGATGCGCGCGCCCGGTCATCCCGAGGTACGCGCGACCTTGAAGGGCGTCTCAGGTCCGGGAGCCGTGGAAGACGGCACGCTCCGCCTCGCAATGGACGCCGACTGGACGGAAGTCTTCTTCGCGCTCGAGGGTCCGTCGTCTGAAGCCGTGCGGCTCGAGGTCTACCACCCGGACGCGGTGGAGAAGGTCGCGCCGAAGCCGCTCGACGGCTGGTTCGACGTGGACTGGCGGCGCGGCTCCGTGGAGCCGGTCGCCCCGCAGCCGGAGCGGGTGCTGGACTGGTCGGACGCGCTGCCCGCTGGCGGCGTTCGCGCGGTGTTCGAGCACCTCGCGGTGCACGGGGCGATCACCGAGACCGAGGTGACGCGCATGCTCGGGTCGCCGCGCGCGTTCCGCCGGTTCTCGCTCGACTTCGACGAGCACGTTCGCAAGGTGCCGTTCCGAATCCGCACCGAGCCGGGCTCTGACGGCAAGCGGTACGTGAAGGAAGGGGAGAGGTAGATGACTGGATTTGCACCGTTCACCGTGTTCGGTGAGCTGCCCAACGGCGGCCCGGGCGGCGACACCGACCCGCCGCTGCGCGCACCGATCCAGCCGGAGCAGCACGAGGAGCTCCTCCGGATCGCGCGGGA encodes:
- the brxC gene encoding BREX system P-loop protein BrxC; the protein is MKIQDLFVADVTRDIPPVVYFHEQSPEKLQAEVAEYIITGGYRDGHPQARRLKAGIHEQFVHLLRAIVSEQAKPNGPELPASWISGFYGSGKSSFAKLLGLALNDARLPGGKPLVDALIARDESPLRQEFVEAWKALRAALDPIAVVFDIGGVARDDEHIHVAALRQIQVRLGYCSKSHLVAAHELMLERDGEWDVFLAAAEKTLGRPWSKAKEDQQADDHFSHVLSVLHPERYRDPMTWIDSRAGSKTGAGTAVKEVVDSIEAMLSIRAPGKALFIVVDEVSQYVHQDDNRMLKLQSFVSELGQRLKGAVWLFATGQQKLEDTSQADNIGKLKDRFPLPLRVHLHPSNIRDVVHKRLLAKRKDREALLRELFQKHRSDLKLNAYGCEEITEEDFLEVYPMLPGQVDLLMKITSSLRTRSTRVQGDDHAIRGLLQLLGELFREQRLGEHEVGELVTLDAIFEVQHSALEADVQTTLARIFDHADVRDDALAQRAARAVALLELIQEQEPTTPELVARCLYRRLGDGSQVQAVGQALERLRESNLVAYSEKLGFKIQSSAGQEWEHEREDIPVTGEQVSEVVRTKLKELLAMPELPRYKGCSFPWAALYSDGRQLADERVQGTNANAAVTVDFRFLRVKDDRTSTTWIQRSDKEPLTDRLLWLVGDPGPIESIAREYARSDHMVKRYGVRRESLTKEKGRLLLEEEARYEELEKKVKAAVADAFLDGTMFFRGRPLEARTLGSAFATALSAAATRILPDLYPHFVDVAISDAELNQLLERHLNGPSNKFMEGRLGILSLDAGRYVATCAGAEPARILQYVENANGASGATIISHFGGPPYGYPVDVVRACLAGLLRAGKIRIRPDGEPEITSVNDPGTRDLFRRDRDLRRADVFPAREGAITARDKVAIATFFKTHLELDLERENDAFADAVYQQFPGRRERLREVEALYDRLPGRPALPAALERLGKALEDCRRSRQVEETVLALKRNLDALRDGLEQLAIIRAELTDDALHALARAAQVRDVELEQLRQVEALGGVEEDGRALAEHLSGERPWRGIADAAPAAARIHERYVEARRALLNRQNAEAEAARGRVKARSGFEKLSADQAHHVLRPVAEALFDTAADAVAPALADLQARFPQRLAAAEELAQERLDDAIAKLTESQVVKLEAGLRGREIKSRDELKTVLRELEERIGAEIDKGRRIRLV
- the pglX gene encoding BREX-6 system adenine-specific DNA-methyltransferase PglX is translated as MSGAAAERFPMPTLTPDAKQLLSRTVRELRARLLRDLNDEAERRYRLSIPPEKAKLPEDLRRKRERLDAWLDERARTANPKNKREMESARARFLGDAVKEAAATLLNRLVLLRHLEALGLQKPVFVTGGWNSKGYRELREFAPALLGDETEGYAAMLRLVFDELALELPGLFGDVGLTRLFAVPPATLREVVERLDDPGLEPAWTDDTTLGWVYQYWNDPEREALDAKLNAGGKIEPHEIASKTQMFTERYMVEWLLHNSLGLTWLCICNRNGWTADAEAVLSVLDARRAEWRKKREAGEVAHDALMPIEGELEEHWKYYVPQPIPDEAVASAPASIRALKLLDPACGSGHFLVIAFDLLAGMYREEARHRGEVWSDREIAEAILENNLHGIDIDPRAVQIAAAAVMLKAKRQAKDARPKRVNLVAPVLRLGNLPDDDPALMRLRREVRAETGIPEELTSRIVKALAGVDHLGSLLKVDATVDEAIADSERILRPGAQLELGGDAGKTLERSPNEVRAALHEKLEQFLRQHSGEEDLGLRLDGEQLAAGIRFTRAAREASYDVVVTNPPYQGTARISGAEYYVREYPRAVADLYAAFMERALVLARPHGIAALVTMRGWMYLAQFEELRAALLDSCDIRSLADIGTGAFGSRSMDDVISSAMVVVRRGRPDGKAIALQAAPLADASRDSGKPLRRAAALLCGQGRYEFEAGWFEAVEGRPIIYWWDKGFLARYRAAKKLGEVAPGRNGMSTQDNVRFLRKWWEVRTEDVAVTRPLLRRNGFGLARWAPYVKGAAGRQWFEPMTDVVDWERFGLAPKVFCEHLYGSYSRTIKNEPLYFRRGIAFTVIGSSFGARAHRAESVFGHMGASVFPDDIPGVLCLMNASVSKYVLSSLNPGLHFLVSDVNRLPVFEVPDSAKIYAVVEHVFIDHESGREASSEFRRPQPSEWEYAQSWAQRAVDRGPLEALPPYSPEPVPAAGIDHLSYAVGVALGRFGSKGEGVLTESRGSALPLGMLFISAALGDGSLAHAACASLRNAWVEHQAGDCADLCTWLRTGFFKHHKSVYENRPIYLPLSSAKKSFVAWVSIHRWDAQTLSNLLAEHLHPEKRRLEGELEDLRHARAKGEKSGKGKAEKRFADVSKLLEELTAFIDLVTECAERGPPPTSPDEPLRERDARYEMDLDDGVMVNSAALWPLLEPQWKDPKKWWKELATANGRKDYDWAHLAKRYFPERVEKKCVEDPSLAVAHGCFWRLHPAKAYAWELRLQDEIRQEFTIDEPGSEKARAAFLKSHADEAKAIRLKEQERRERKSRKSDPEENLSLSLESSEVEAEAEEVE
- the pglZ gene encoding BREX-6 system phosphatase PglZ, with translation MTGGLTALALEQELLGELRRRGVVVWLDAHGTYTPFVDGLSARAKQGEFPFPVVAFRGSFLEIVLALEPYGSGLDNAPLLIHMPAFTEDSIRATPVLELYEPGFRFRKDPKTLVREVARGRVAPDALEQYLAGAGTVDLAAADAWLASQLTHTREGLAALLEQLGPTLVLDALVDVLERRESFLLQRVGSDAEREVLEAWLARQTGMDAAWLRFYGSDPKATPLASVAGALVGWLLSVEYVHDLNRPPFVAELVRLRDLSAPLVKASLALVDHIRGKHTDSYASLADEVELHLHEELPAIRPEDLGKIDTFRKEEQRVLQGAVDALRAGEWEKVRGWAEARNEERSYWLRRDPARRRAWELAREAAALGSMLTARPRPLEGVRSLDAAVERYAATAYEVDRAHRRFEQRQATLLDSQLPHFGDLKEIVRVLRSAYRGWADRLARDFAAACRAAGFLPDATLQQRAVFEQVVQPLATDERVALFLLDAFRYEMATELLAELKAPGTVVDLKARLAELPTITAVGMNALAPVSQGGRLQVSGTFGGFRTGEFTVRTPDDRARAIGLRTGAKQSVLLQLGEVCELEPEKLKRKIASARVVVVHGTEIDDAGEANLGPATFEIFLRQLRTAFAQLQKAGVKSFVFTADHGFLLLDETTQKVPYGSKRDPAQRYVLDEHPRAEQGMVNVSLSALGYDGLAGYLLFREDTAVFATGNAGATFVHGGNSPQERIIPVLTVRRERPLGRTLMAYRVDAERLPDAMGLRRVRVRLRAAHDDAGQLGFVAAPAVSVGMRAPGHPEVRATLKGVSGPGAVEDGTLRLAMDADWTEVFFALEGPSSEAVRLEVYHPDAVEKVAPKPLDGWFDVDWRRGSVEPVAPQPERVLDWSDALPAGGVRAVFEHLAVHGAITETEVTRMLGSPRAFRRFSLDFDEHVRKVPFRIRTEPGSDGKRYVKEGER